The DNA sequence AGGTAAAATGAAAAAGTTGCATTTGTGCTTTTTACTGGTTGCGTCATCGCTGTTTGTTCTGGGATGTGGCGATGACAGCGCAAGTAACGCCAATAACGAAAACGGCGGCTCCAGCTTGCCTCCACAACAGGGAACTGAAATCCCGTGCGACGCTGGCAATGAAGGCCTTGTAATCAAGCCGGTCGATAGTGAAAATCCCCGCCTCTGCGCCAACGGAACATGGGTAGAAATACTTTCGTCATCCTCCAGTGACGTTCCGAAATCTTCTTCTAGTACCATCCAGAATTCTTCTTCCAGTGTTATCCTGAGTTCATCTTCCAGTGTCATCCTGAGCGAAGTCGAGGGATCTAGCAGTTCCAGCGAGATTTCCGGTCAAACCGGGAATGAAGTGCAATCGTCTTCTTCTGTGACACAGAATTCTTCATCCAGTGATGTTCCGAAATCTTCTTCTGGTACCATCCTGAATTCTTCTTCAAGCGTCATCCTGAGTTCATCCTCCTCTGTCATCCTGAGCGAAGTCGAAGGATCTAGCAGTTCCAGCGAAGAATCCAAGATGTACCTTTGCGACGATGGCGTAACATACGTTCTAGACTTGGCAAACTGCGCAAACAGTTCTTCTTCCAGCGTCATTCAAAGTTCTTCATCAACTAAGAAGCCAGAAGAGTCTTCATCCTCAACTCCAATACTCTCGTCATCATCGACACTGATTTCCTCGTCATCCTCGACTCCGATCGAGGATCCCAGCAGTTCCTCTTCAAGCGTCGTTTCTAGTTCAAGTTCCGCAGTTTCATCAAGTTCAGTTCAAAGTTCTTCTAGTAGCGTAATGGCTAGTAGCTCTAGTAGCAGTGTAGCAAAGTCTTCATCTTCTGTAAGTGTCAGTTCTTCAGGTATTTCTAGCTCTTCGATGATGCTAAATAGTACATATGATGCAACAAATAATACTTTAACCGATATACGCGATGGTCATGTTTATAAAACAGTAACTATCGGAACTCAAATTTGGATGGCTGAAAATCTGAATTATTTGCCTCGAGATACTAGTGGCACTTTTTGGGCTGGTCGCTCTATATGTGGTGGTGGAGAATATCAGTCACTGCAAGAAGGCGATTGCTCTGTTTATGGGAGATTATATGAAAAAGATATAAACGCCTATGATCATTATAATCAAAACATTTGCCCTGATGGTTGGGATGTTCCCACATTGAAACAATGGCAAGTGTTAGTTGAATTTCTAGGAGGGATCAATGTTGCCGGAAAAGCAATGAAATCAAATGAAAACAGGTATTGGCCTGATGAAAGTCTTATGAATGAATATGGATTTTCTGCTATTCCTGCAGGTTATTTCGTTAAATCTAAAGGCTATAATTCACGTAATGATATTGGCGAGTTGAGGGCTGTTTTTACAGTTCATAGTTTTAATTCCACTGAAAAAAATGGAATTTGGATAAATGATAAGAGTGATGTTGCCACATATACTAATTATGGACAAGGATTTTATCTTTCTATTCGGTGCATAAAAAAATAAGGGAAAGCCATCCTTTTCTGGTCTGATGTTTAATTTGCAGAGGAATGGTTCATGCCAAAATATTTGATACTGTTGCTTCTTCCTTTACTAATGCTTGTCTCTTGTGGAGACGATGATTCTAGTGGACCTTTAGTAAGACCTGAAATAGAGGAATCTAGTTCGTCTATTGAAAGGTTAAGTTCTTCTAGTAAGATTATGTCCTCATCATTGAGAGACTCTTCTTCTAGTGGCAAGAAATCGTCTTCGTCAGTTGAGAGTTCCTCAAGCAAGGGAGCATCATCTTCGTCGGAAGATAGTTCTTCTAGTGGTAAGAAATCGTCTTCGTCAGTTGAGAGTTCTTCAAGCAAGGGTGTTTTATCTTCGTCGGAAGACAGTTCTTCTAGTGATAAAAAATCGTCTTCGTCAGTTGAGAGTTCCTCAAGCAAGGGAGCATCATCTTCGTCGGAAGATAGTTCTTCTAGTGGTAAGAAATCGTCTTCGTCAGTTGAGAGTTCTTCAAGCAAGGGTGTTTTATCTTCGTCGGAAGACAGTTCTTCTAGTGATAAAAAATCGTCTTCGTCAGTTGAAAGCTCCTCAAGCAAGGATGTGTCATCTTCATCAGAAAAAAACTCATCTAGTGAGGTTCGTTCTTCTTCATCAGAAAAGAGTTCGTCCTCTTTAAACAGTGTATATGACGCAACTAATAATACATTAACAGATTTACGAGATAACCACATATACAAAACTGTAACCATCGGCTCTCAAGTATGGATGGCTCAAAATATTGATTATCTGCCGGATGATACGGTGGGGACGAAATATGGGGGGAATACTGTTTGCGGAGGCGGTACAACGGGAACCTTTAATGAAGGTGATTGCTCTATCCATGGAAGATTGTATACAAGAGAAGTTCTTATTGATCCTATTGGCGATGGACGAGTTATATGTCCGGATGGGTGGATAGTTCCAACACTGACTCATTGGAATGTATTGATTGAATATTTAGGGGGGGCTTCTGTTGCAGGAAAAAAAATGAAATTGGATGATAATTCTATGTGGGGCGAAAATATGGAACATTCGAATGAATCTGGATTCTCAGCTACTTTAGCTGGCTATTATACTATATTTAATGGATTTAACGATGTTACTGATACCTACAAAAGAACTTCAATGCTCGTATATCCTGTTGATAATTCATTGTATTCTGATGAAATAAAAACAAAAACGATTTATGATGACGAAGATACACTTAGGGATCTTAAGTACCATGGACCACAATATGCAATTTCCGTTCGTTGCATAAAGGATTAATTAAGGAGTAAAATCATGTCTAAAACCATTCTTTTTTGGCCTGATGTTTACAAAGAACAGGGACACTGGTTGCCTACGCTGAAATAAACCAAACGCACCTACGGTATATCTCATAACAAACAATTTAAGGACTCTCAAAATTTTGCGAGTCCTTTTTTTTATAAAGAAAGCTATTGGCAAGGCTTCCTCGGTCTCAAAAATTTTACAGCATTTTTGGTGCACAAAATCCCGAAAAAAGCATCGACATTGAAATGCAAAAGTGCTCTGTCCGGCCGTTTCCTTTGCAAAAATTCAGAAGCTATGCCTATAAAATGGAATGCGGGGCGTTGCGGGGTGTCCCCGCTGGGTGGGGTATGGAGGCAACAGAGTGCCGACTAGGGGCGGGGCTCCGCCCCCTTGAAAAAATGAGTTTGGAAGCACTTTCGTCTGATTTCCTATATGGCGTTCGGGGAACGCATATAGTTGCGGCTCGGAAATGTCAAAAAGAAAAAATGCTTTTTGCCGCTTCTCTCGCCTTTTGCTATATTTGCAACGCAAAAAGTAAGAGGTTCATTTATGAAAATTTTGCCTGAAGCTTTAACGTTTGACGACGTTCTTCTCGTTCCCGCAGCATCCTCCGTTTTGCCCTCCCAGACAGACGTGAGCACTCAGCTTGCCCCGAACATTAAGCTCAACATTCCGGTGATCAGCGCTGCTATGGATACCGTTACCACGGCTCCTCTCGCTATCTCCATTGCTCTTCAGGGCGGTCTCGGCATTATCCACAAGAATATGTCTGTTGAAGAACAGGCCGAAGAAGTTCGCAAGGTCAAGCGCTGGCAGTCCGGTATCGTGACCAATCCGGTGACCCTGGATGCAGACCAGCCGGTTTCCGCCGCATTCGAAATGCGTGCCATGCACAAGATCAGCGGTTTCCCCATCCTCAAGAAGGGTAAGCTGGTGGGCATGCTTACCAGCCGCGACCTCCGCACCATTACTGACTACAGCGTGAAGATCGAAAAGGTGATGACCAAGAACCCCATCACCGCAAATCCCAAGATCAGTCTCGCCAAGGCCAAGGAACTTTTGGCCGAAAAGCGTATTGAAAAGCTTCCTCTGGTTGATGCTAACGGCGCTCTCAAGGGCCTCATCACCATGACCGACATTCTGAAGCGCGAAAACAACCCCTCTGCAAGCCTGGACAAGAATGGCCAGTTGTTGGTGGGCGCTGCCGTT is a window from the Fibrobacter sp. genome containing:
- a CDS encoding fibrobacter succinogenes major paralogous domain-containing protein; the protein is MGSQVWMAQNIDYLPDDTVGTKYGGNTVCGGGTTGTFNEGDCSIHGRLYTREVLIDPIGDGRVICPDGWIVPTLTHWNVLIEYLGGASVAGKKMKLDDNSMWGENMEHSNESGFSATLAGYYTIFNGFNDVTDTYKRTSMLVYPVDNSLYSDEIKTKTIYDDEDTLRDLKYHGPQYAISVRCIKD